In Salvelinus sp. IW2-2015 linkage group LG23, ASM291031v2, whole genome shotgun sequence, a genomic segment contains:
- the LOC111951098 gene encoding serine/threonine-protein kinase MARK2 isoform X10, producing the protein MPRCRNSVATTPDEQPHIGNYRLLKTIGKGNFAKVKLARHVLTGKEVAVKIIDKTQLNSSSLQKLFREVRIMKLLNHPNIVKLFEVIETEKTLYLIMEYASGGEVFDYLVAHGRMKEKEARAKFRQIVSAVQYCHQKCIVHRDLKAENLLLDADMNIKIADFGFSNEFTMGNKLDTFCGSPPYAAPELFQGKKYDGPEVDVWSLGVILYTLVSGSLPFDGQNLKELRERVLRGKYRIPFYMSTDCENLLKKFLILNPTKRGSLEQQIMKDRWMNVGHEEEELKPFIEPQPDYKDPKRTGQHPDRAGGWKRDIMLQMGYSAEEIQDSLVNQKYNEVMATYLLLDYRNSEMDECISLSMKSRPGSDLTNSNAQSPSHKVQRSTSSNQKPRRATDAGSSASKRSQGDNKHTAEDYGRKGSGTGSSTKVPPSPLATADRKRSTPTPSTNSILSTGTSRSRNSPVPERATLGVQNGMDSLTTPGSRASTASAAAVLSSSSRPRHHKSLSTSAHPTPSDIHAHRPSTAPLRVPVASPSAHNVSSSTATERSNFPRNVATRSTFSAGQQRATRDQHASTYNGPPASPSLSYGNSQARRAGGTGIFSKFTSKFVRRNLSFRFPRRSPYEGEGRDEANRPMLTTAEKLEKGTLGSAGDENKDSLSSTSTVPSTTTPGLTSKDNKPRSLRFTWSMKTTSSMEPNEMMKEIRKVLDSNSCEYELRERYMLLCVSGNPARDDFVEWEMEVCKLPRLSLNGVRFKRISGTSIAFKNIASKVANELKL; encoded by the exons ATGCCGCGGTGCCGGAATTCTGTCGCCACGACGCCAGACGAGCAGCCACACATTGGCAACTACCGGCTGCTGAAAACCATCGGCAAGGGCAACTTTGCCAAGGTCAAACTGGCTCGTCATGTCCTCACAGGGAAAGAG GTGGCTGTGAAAATCATAGACAAAACGCAGCTCAACTCTTCCAGTCTCCAAAAG CTGTTTCGTGAAGTGAGGATCATGAAGCTGCTCAATCACCCAAATATCG TTAAGTTATTTGAAGTTATTGAGACAGAGAAGACGCTGTACTTGATCATGGAGTATGCCAGTGGAG GTGAGGTGTTTGATTACCTTGTTGCTCATgggagaatgaaagagaaagaggccAGAGCCAAATTTAGACAG ATAGTCTCAGCGGTACAGTACTGCCACCAGAAGTGCATCGTACACAGAGACCTGAAG GCAGAGAACCTACTCCTAGATGCTGACATGAACATCAAGATCGCAGACTTTGGTTTCAGCAATGAGTTCACCATGGGGAACAAGCTGGACACGTTCTGTGGCTCGCCTCCCTACGCCGCCCCAGAGCTGTTCCAGGGGAAGAAATATGACGGCCCCGAGGTGGACGTCTGGAGCCTGGGGGTCATCCTCTACACACTGGTCAGCGGATCTCTGCCTTTCGACGGACAGAACCTAAAG GAGCTGCGCGAACGGGTTCTGCGGGGGAAGTATAGAATTCCCTTCTACATGTCCACAGACTGCGAAAACCTGCTCAAGAAGTTCCTCATTCTCAACCCAACCAAGAGGGGCAGCCTGGAG CAGCAGATCATGAAAGACCGCTGGATGAACGTAGGCCATGAGGAGGAGGAACTGAAGCCCTTCATCGAGCCCCAGCCAGACTACAAGGACCCCAAGAGGACAGGTCAGCACCCCGACCGAGCGGGGGGGTGGAAGAGAG ATATCATGTTGCAGATGGGCTACTCTGCGGAGGAGATCCAGGACTCGCTCGTCAACCAAAAATACAATGAAGTCATGGCCACATATCTATTACTGGATTACAGGAACTCTGAG atGGACGAATGCATCAGCCTATCAATGAAATCCCGCCCAGGAAGTGACCTCACAAACAGCAATGCCCAATCCCCTTCTCACAAGGTACAGCGCAGTACCTCATCCAATCAGAAGCCCCGGAGAGCAACAGATGCAG GTTCTTCAGCTTCTAAGCGTTCCCAGGGTGACAACAAGCACACAGCAGAGGATTATGGGAGGAAAGGTTCTGGCACTGGCAGCTCCACTAAAGTCCCTCCCAGTCCTTTAGCTACAGCAGATCGTAAGAGGAGCACCCCAACCCCCTCCACC AACAGCATCCTGTCTACTGGTACGAGTCGCAGTCGAAACTCGCCAGTCCCTGAGAGAGCCACACTTGGGGTCCAGAACGGAATGGACAG CCTAACCACCCCAGGGTCCCGCGCCTCCACAGCCTCGGCAGCCGcagttctctcttcctcctcccgccCCCGACACCACAAGTCCCTGTCCACCTCTGCCCATCCCACCCCCTCAGACATCCACGCACACCGGCCCAG CACTGCCCCTCTGAGAGTACCAGTGGCGTCTCCCTCTGCCCACAACGTCAGCAGTTCCACGGCGACTGAGCGATCCAATTTCCCCAGAAATGTGGCCACCAGAAGCACTTTCAGTGCCGGGCAGCAGAGGGCGACACGGGACCAGCATGCCTCCACCTACAATGGTCCCCCagcatccccctccctctcctatgggaacagccaggCCCGAAGAGCTGGGGGCACTGGTATCTTCAGCAAGTTCACCTCTAAATTTGTGCGCAG AAATCTCTCATTCAGATTCCCCAGAAG GAGCCCGTATGAGGGAGAGGGTCGAGATGAGGCCAACAG ACCCATGTTGACCACTGCTGAGAAGCTGGAGAAGGGCACCCTGGGCTCTGCAGGAGACGAGAACAAGGACTCCCTGTCCTCCACCTCTACGGTGCCCAGCACCACGACCCCAGGCCTGACCTCCAAGGACAACAAGCCCCGCTCGCTGCGCTTCACCTGGAGCATGAAAACCACCTCCTCCATGGAGCCCAACGAGATGATGAAGGAGATCCGGAAGGTTCTGGACTCCAACAGTTGCGAGTATGAGCTGCGAGAGCGCTAcatgctgctgtgtgtgtctgggaaTCCCGCCCGTGACGACTTTGTCGAGTGGGAGATGGAGGTGTGCAAGCTGCCCCGCCTCTCCCTTAACGGGGTTCGCTTTAAGCGCATTTCTGGCACATCCATCGCCTTCAAGAACATCGCCTCCAAGGTTGCCAATGAGCTCAAACTGTGA
- the LOC111951098 gene encoding serine/threonine-protein kinase MARK2 isoform X1 — protein MSTRTPLLTIEHSSNQSHSESKAGGRPNMPRCRNSVATTPDEQPHIGNYRLLKTIGKGNFAKVKLARHVLTGKEVAVKIIDKTQLNSSSLQKLFREVRIMKLLNHPNIVKLFEVIETEKTLYLIMEYASGGEVFDYLVAHGRMKEKEARAKFRQIVSAVQYCHQKCIVHRDLKAENLLLDADMNIKIADFGFSNEFTMGNKLDTFCGSPPYAAPELFQGKKYDGPEVDVWSLGVILYTLVSGSLPFDGQNLKELRERVLRGKYRIPFYMSTDCENLLKKFLILNPTKRGSLEQQIMKDRWMNVGHEEEELKPFIEPQPDYKDPKRTGQHPDRAGGWKRDIMLQMGYSAEEIQDSLVNQKYNEVMATYLLLDYRNSEMDECISLSMKSRPGSDLTNSNAQSPSHKVQRSTSSNQKPRRATDAGSSASKRSQGDNKHTAEDYGRKGSGTGSSTKVPPSPLATADRKRSTPTPSTNSILSTGTSRSRNSPVPERATLGVQNGMDSLTTPGSRASTASAAAVLSSSSRPRHHKSLSTSAHPTPSDIHAHRPSTAPLRVPVASPSAHNVSSSTATERSNFPRNVATRSTFSAGQQRATRDQHASTYNGPPASPSLSYGNSQARRAGGTGIFSKFTSKFVRRNLSFRFPRRSPYEGEGRDEANRPMLTTAEKLEKGTLGSAGDENKDSLSSTSTVPSTTTPGLTSKDNKPRSLRFTWSMKTTSSMEPNEMMKEIRKVLDSNSCEYELRERYMLLCVSGNPARDDFVEWEMEVCKLPRLSLNGVRFKRISGTSIAFKNIASKVANELKL, from the exons TCTCACTCGGAGTCCAAGGCAGGCGGGCGTCCTAATATGCCGCGGTGCCGGAATTCTGTCGCCACGACGCCAGACGAGCAGCCACACATTGGCAACTACCGGCTGCTGAAAACCATCGGCAAGGGCAACTTTGCCAAGGTCAAACTGGCTCGTCATGTCCTCACAGGGAAAGAG GTGGCTGTGAAAATCATAGACAAAACGCAGCTCAACTCTTCCAGTCTCCAAAAG CTGTTTCGTGAAGTGAGGATCATGAAGCTGCTCAATCACCCAAATATCG TTAAGTTATTTGAAGTTATTGAGACAGAGAAGACGCTGTACTTGATCATGGAGTATGCCAGTGGAG GTGAGGTGTTTGATTACCTTGTTGCTCATgggagaatgaaagagaaagaggccAGAGCCAAATTTAGACAG ATAGTCTCAGCGGTACAGTACTGCCACCAGAAGTGCATCGTACACAGAGACCTGAAG GCAGAGAACCTACTCCTAGATGCTGACATGAACATCAAGATCGCAGACTTTGGTTTCAGCAATGAGTTCACCATGGGGAACAAGCTGGACACGTTCTGTGGCTCGCCTCCCTACGCCGCCCCAGAGCTGTTCCAGGGGAAGAAATATGACGGCCCCGAGGTGGACGTCTGGAGCCTGGGGGTCATCCTCTACACACTGGTCAGCGGATCTCTGCCTTTCGACGGACAGAACCTAAAG GAGCTGCGCGAACGGGTTCTGCGGGGGAAGTATAGAATTCCCTTCTACATGTCCACAGACTGCGAAAACCTGCTCAAGAAGTTCCTCATTCTCAACCCAACCAAGAGGGGCAGCCTGGAG CAGCAGATCATGAAAGACCGCTGGATGAACGTAGGCCATGAGGAGGAGGAACTGAAGCCCTTCATCGAGCCCCAGCCAGACTACAAGGACCCCAAGAGGACAGGTCAGCACCCCGACCGAGCGGGGGGGTGGAAGAGAG ATATCATGTTGCAGATGGGCTACTCTGCGGAGGAGATCCAGGACTCGCTCGTCAACCAAAAATACAATGAAGTCATGGCCACATATCTATTACTGGATTACAGGAACTCTGAG atGGACGAATGCATCAGCCTATCAATGAAATCCCGCCCAGGAAGTGACCTCACAAACAGCAATGCCCAATCCCCTTCTCACAAGGTACAGCGCAGTACCTCATCCAATCAGAAGCCCCGGAGAGCAACAGATGCAG GTTCTTCAGCTTCTAAGCGTTCCCAGGGTGACAACAAGCACACAGCAGAGGATTATGGGAGGAAAGGTTCTGGCACTGGCAGCTCCACTAAAGTCCCTCCCAGTCCTTTAGCTACAGCAGATCGTAAGAGGAGCACCCCAACCCCCTCCACC AACAGCATCCTGTCTACTGGTACGAGTCGCAGTCGAAACTCGCCAGTCCCTGAGAGAGCCACACTTGGGGTCCAGAACGGAATGGACAG CCTAACCACCCCAGGGTCCCGCGCCTCCACAGCCTCGGCAGCCGcagttctctcttcctcctcccgccCCCGACACCACAAGTCCCTGTCCACCTCTGCCCATCCCACCCCCTCAGACATCCACGCACACCGGCCCAG CACTGCCCCTCTGAGAGTACCAGTGGCGTCTCCCTCTGCCCACAACGTCAGCAGTTCCACGGCGACTGAGCGATCCAATTTCCCCAGAAATGTGGCCACCAGAAGCACTTTCAGTGCCGGGCAGCAGAGGGCGACACGGGACCAGCATGCCTCCACCTACAATGGTCCCCCagcatccccctccctctcctatgggaacagccaggCCCGAAGAGCTGGGGGCACTGGTATCTTCAGCAAGTTCACCTCTAAATTTGTGCGCAG AAATCTCTCATTCAGATTCCCCAGAAG GAGCCCGTATGAGGGAGAGGGTCGAGATGAGGCCAACAG ACCCATGTTGACCACTGCTGAGAAGCTGGAGAAGGGCACCCTGGGCTCTGCAGGAGACGAGAACAAGGACTCCCTGTCCTCCACCTCTACGGTGCCCAGCACCACGACCCCAGGCCTGACCTCCAAGGACAACAAGCCCCGCTCGCTGCGCTTCACCTGGAGCATGAAAACCACCTCCTCCATGGAGCCCAACGAGATGATGAAGGAGATCCGGAAGGTTCTGGACTCCAACAGTTGCGAGTATGAGCTGCGAGAGCGCTAcatgctgctgtgtgtgtctgggaaTCCCGCCCGTGACGACTTTGTCGAGTGGGAGATGGAGGTGTGCAAGCTGCCCCGCCTCTCCCTTAACGGGGTTCGCTTTAAGCGCATTTCTGGCACATCCATCGCCTTCAAGAACATCGCCTCCAAGGTTGCCAATGAGCTCAAACTGTGA
- the LOC111951098 gene encoding serine/threonine-protein kinase MARK2 isoform X6, protein MSTRTPLLTIEHSSNQSHSESKAGGRPNMPRCRNSVATTPDEQPHIGNYRLLKTIGKGNFAKVKLARHVLTGKEVAVKIIDKTQLNSSSLQKLFREVRIMKLLNHPNIVKLFEVIETEKTLYLIMEYASGGEVFDYLVAHGRMKEKEARAKFRQIVSAVQYCHQKCIVHRDLKAENLLLDADMNIKIADFGFSNEFTMGNKLDTFCGSPPYAAPELFQGKKYDGPEVDVWSLGVILYTLVSGSLPFDGQNLKELRERVLRGKYRIPFYMSTDCENLLKKFLILNPTKRGSLEQIMKDRWMNVGHEEEELKPFIEPQPDYKDPKRTDIMLQMGYSAEEIQDSLVNQKYNEVMATYLLLDYRNSEMDECISLSMKSRPGSDLTNSNAQSPSHKVQRSTSSNQKPRRATDAGSSASKRSQGDNKHTAEDYGRKGSGTGSSTKVPPSPLATADRKRSTPTPSTNSILSTGTSRSRNSPVPERATLGVQNGMDSLTTPGSRASTASAAAVLSSSSRPRHHKSLSTSAHPTPSDIHAHRPSTAPLRVPVASPSAHNVSSSTATERSNFPRNVATRSTFSAGQQRATRDQHASTYNGPPASPSLSYGNSQARRAGGTGIFSKFTSKFVRRNLSFRFPRRSPYEGEGRDEANRPMLTTAEKLEKGTLGSAGDENKDSLSSTSTVPSTTTPGLTSKDNKPRSLRFTWSMKTTSSMEPNEMMKEIRKVLDSNSCEYELRERYMLLCVSGNPARDDFVEWEMEVCKLPRLSLNGVRFKRISGTSIAFKNIASKVANELKL, encoded by the exons TCTCACTCGGAGTCCAAGGCAGGCGGGCGTCCTAATATGCCGCGGTGCCGGAATTCTGTCGCCACGACGCCAGACGAGCAGCCACACATTGGCAACTACCGGCTGCTGAAAACCATCGGCAAGGGCAACTTTGCCAAGGTCAAACTGGCTCGTCATGTCCTCACAGGGAAAGAG GTGGCTGTGAAAATCATAGACAAAACGCAGCTCAACTCTTCCAGTCTCCAAAAG CTGTTTCGTGAAGTGAGGATCATGAAGCTGCTCAATCACCCAAATATCG TTAAGTTATTTGAAGTTATTGAGACAGAGAAGACGCTGTACTTGATCATGGAGTATGCCAGTGGAG GTGAGGTGTTTGATTACCTTGTTGCTCATgggagaatgaaagagaaagaggccAGAGCCAAATTTAGACAG ATAGTCTCAGCGGTACAGTACTGCCACCAGAAGTGCATCGTACACAGAGACCTGAAG GCAGAGAACCTACTCCTAGATGCTGACATGAACATCAAGATCGCAGACTTTGGTTTCAGCAATGAGTTCACCATGGGGAACAAGCTGGACACGTTCTGTGGCTCGCCTCCCTACGCCGCCCCAGAGCTGTTCCAGGGGAAGAAATATGACGGCCCCGAGGTGGACGTCTGGAGCCTGGGGGTCATCCTCTACACACTGGTCAGCGGATCTCTGCCTTTCGACGGACAGAACCTAAAG GAGCTGCGCGAACGGGTTCTGCGGGGGAAGTATAGAATTCCCTTCTACATGTCCACAGACTGCGAAAACCTGCTCAAGAAGTTCCTCATTCTCAACCCAACCAAGAGGGGCAGCCTGGAG CAGATCATGAAAGACCGCTGGATGAACGTAGGCCATGAGGAGGAGGAACTGAAGCCCTTCATCGAGCCCCAGCCAGACTACAAGGACCCCAAGAGGACAG ATATCATGTTGCAGATGGGCTACTCTGCGGAGGAGATCCAGGACTCGCTCGTCAACCAAAAATACAATGAAGTCATGGCCACATATCTATTACTGGATTACAGGAACTCTGAG atGGACGAATGCATCAGCCTATCAATGAAATCCCGCCCAGGAAGTGACCTCACAAACAGCAATGCCCAATCCCCTTCTCACAAGGTACAGCGCAGTACCTCATCCAATCAGAAGCCCCGGAGAGCAACAGATGCAG GTTCTTCAGCTTCTAAGCGTTCCCAGGGTGACAACAAGCACACAGCAGAGGATTATGGGAGGAAAGGTTCTGGCACTGGCAGCTCCACTAAAGTCCCTCCCAGTCCTTTAGCTACAGCAGATCGTAAGAGGAGCACCCCAACCCCCTCCACC AACAGCATCCTGTCTACTGGTACGAGTCGCAGTCGAAACTCGCCAGTCCCTGAGAGAGCCACACTTGGGGTCCAGAACGGAATGGACAG CCTAACCACCCCAGGGTCCCGCGCCTCCACAGCCTCGGCAGCCGcagttctctcttcctcctcccgccCCCGACACCACAAGTCCCTGTCCACCTCTGCCCATCCCACCCCCTCAGACATCCACGCACACCGGCCCAG CACTGCCCCTCTGAGAGTACCAGTGGCGTCTCCCTCTGCCCACAACGTCAGCAGTTCCACGGCGACTGAGCGATCCAATTTCCCCAGAAATGTGGCCACCAGAAGCACTTTCAGTGCCGGGCAGCAGAGGGCGACACGGGACCAGCATGCCTCCACCTACAATGGTCCCCCagcatccccctccctctcctatgggaacagccaggCCCGAAGAGCTGGGGGCACTGGTATCTTCAGCAAGTTCACCTCTAAATTTGTGCGCAG AAATCTCTCATTCAGATTCCCCAGAAG GAGCCCGTATGAGGGAGAGGGTCGAGATGAGGCCAACAG ACCCATGTTGACCACTGCTGAGAAGCTGGAGAAGGGCACCCTGGGCTCTGCAGGAGACGAGAACAAGGACTCCCTGTCCTCCACCTCTACGGTGCCCAGCACCACGACCCCAGGCCTGACCTCCAAGGACAACAAGCCCCGCTCGCTGCGCTTCACCTGGAGCATGAAAACCACCTCCTCCATGGAGCCCAACGAGATGATGAAGGAGATCCGGAAGGTTCTGGACTCCAACAGTTGCGAGTATGAGCTGCGAGAGCGCTAcatgctgctgtgtgtgtctgggaaTCCCGCCCGTGACGACTTTGTCGAGTGGGAGATGGAGGTGTGCAAGCTGCCCCGCCTCTCCCTTAACGGGGTTCGCTTTAAGCGCATTTCTGGCACATCCATCGCCTTCAAGAACATCGCCTCCAAGGTTGCCAATGAGCTCAAACTGTGA
- the LOC111951098 gene encoding serine/threonine-protein kinase MARK2 isoform X9, whose translation MSTRTPLLTIEHSSNQSHSESKAGGRPNMPRCRNSVATTPDEQPHIGNYRLLKTIGKGNFAKVKLARHVLTGKEVAVKIIDKTQLNSSSLQKLFREVRIMKLLNHPNIVKLFEVIETEKTLYLIMEYASGGEVFDYLVAHGRMKEKEARAKFRQIVSAVQYCHQKCIVHRDLKAENLLLDADMNIKIADFGFSNEFTMGNKLDTFCGSPPYAAPELFQGKKYDGPEVDVWSLGVILYTLVSGSLPFDGQNLKELRERVLRGKYRIPFYMSTDCENLLKKFLILNPTKRGSLEQQIMKDRWMNVGHEEEELKPFIEPQPDYKDPKRTGQHPDRAGGWKRDIMLQMGYSAEEIQDSLVNQKYNEVMATYLLLDYRNSEMDECISLSMKSRPGSDLTNSNAQSPSHKVQRSTSSNQKPRRATDAGSSASKRSQGDNKHTAEDYGRKGSGTGSSTKVPPSPLATADRKRSTPTPSTNSILSTGTSRSRNSPVPERATLGVQNGMDSLTTPGSRASTASAAAVLSSSSRPRHHKSLSTSAHPTPSDIHAHRPSTAPLRVPVASPSAHNVSSSTATERSNFPRNVATRSTFSAGQQRATRDQHASTYNGPPASPSLSYGNSQARRAGGTGIFSKFTSKFVRRPMLTTAEKLEKGTLGSAGDENKDSLSSTSTVPSTTTPGLTSKDNKPRSLRFTWSMKTTSSMEPNEMMKEIRKVLDSNSCEYELRERYMLLCVSGNPARDDFVEWEMEVCKLPRLSLNGVRFKRISGTSIAFKNIASKVANELKL comes from the exons TCTCACTCGGAGTCCAAGGCAGGCGGGCGTCCTAATATGCCGCGGTGCCGGAATTCTGTCGCCACGACGCCAGACGAGCAGCCACACATTGGCAACTACCGGCTGCTGAAAACCATCGGCAAGGGCAACTTTGCCAAGGTCAAACTGGCTCGTCATGTCCTCACAGGGAAAGAG GTGGCTGTGAAAATCATAGACAAAACGCAGCTCAACTCTTCCAGTCTCCAAAAG CTGTTTCGTGAAGTGAGGATCATGAAGCTGCTCAATCACCCAAATATCG TTAAGTTATTTGAAGTTATTGAGACAGAGAAGACGCTGTACTTGATCATGGAGTATGCCAGTGGAG GTGAGGTGTTTGATTACCTTGTTGCTCATgggagaatgaaagagaaagaggccAGAGCCAAATTTAGACAG ATAGTCTCAGCGGTACAGTACTGCCACCAGAAGTGCATCGTACACAGAGACCTGAAG GCAGAGAACCTACTCCTAGATGCTGACATGAACATCAAGATCGCAGACTTTGGTTTCAGCAATGAGTTCACCATGGGGAACAAGCTGGACACGTTCTGTGGCTCGCCTCCCTACGCCGCCCCAGAGCTGTTCCAGGGGAAGAAATATGACGGCCCCGAGGTGGACGTCTGGAGCCTGGGGGTCATCCTCTACACACTGGTCAGCGGATCTCTGCCTTTCGACGGACAGAACCTAAAG GAGCTGCGCGAACGGGTTCTGCGGGGGAAGTATAGAATTCCCTTCTACATGTCCACAGACTGCGAAAACCTGCTCAAGAAGTTCCTCATTCTCAACCCAACCAAGAGGGGCAGCCTGGAG CAGCAGATCATGAAAGACCGCTGGATGAACGTAGGCCATGAGGAGGAGGAACTGAAGCCCTTCATCGAGCCCCAGCCAGACTACAAGGACCCCAAGAGGACAGGTCAGCACCCCGACCGAGCGGGGGGGTGGAAGAGAG ATATCATGTTGCAGATGGGCTACTCTGCGGAGGAGATCCAGGACTCGCTCGTCAACCAAAAATACAATGAAGTCATGGCCACATATCTATTACTGGATTACAGGAACTCTGAG atGGACGAATGCATCAGCCTATCAATGAAATCCCGCCCAGGAAGTGACCTCACAAACAGCAATGCCCAATCCCCTTCTCACAAGGTACAGCGCAGTACCTCATCCAATCAGAAGCCCCGGAGAGCAACAGATGCAG GTTCTTCAGCTTCTAAGCGTTCCCAGGGTGACAACAAGCACACAGCAGAGGATTATGGGAGGAAAGGTTCTGGCACTGGCAGCTCCACTAAAGTCCCTCCCAGTCCTTTAGCTACAGCAGATCGTAAGAGGAGCACCCCAACCCCCTCCACC AACAGCATCCTGTCTACTGGTACGAGTCGCAGTCGAAACTCGCCAGTCCCTGAGAGAGCCACACTTGGGGTCCAGAACGGAATGGACAG CCTAACCACCCCAGGGTCCCGCGCCTCCACAGCCTCGGCAGCCGcagttctctcttcctcctcccgccCCCGACACCACAAGTCCCTGTCCACCTCTGCCCATCCCACCCCCTCAGACATCCACGCACACCGGCCCAG CACTGCCCCTCTGAGAGTACCAGTGGCGTCTCCCTCTGCCCACAACGTCAGCAGTTCCACGGCGACTGAGCGATCCAATTTCCCCAGAAATGTGGCCACCAGAAGCACTTTCAGTGCCGGGCAGCAGAGGGCGACACGGGACCAGCATGCCTCCACCTACAATGGTCCCCCagcatccccctccctctcctatgggaacagccaggCCCGAAGAGCTGGGGGCACTGGTATCTTCAGCAAGTTCACCTCTAAATTTGTGCGCAG ACCCATGTTGACCACTGCTGAGAAGCTGGAGAAGGGCACCCTGGGCTCTGCAGGAGACGAGAACAAGGACTCCCTGTCCTCCACCTCTACGGTGCCCAGCACCACGACCCCAGGCCTGACCTCCAAGGACAACAAGCCCCGCTCGCTGCGCTTCACCTGGAGCATGAAAACCACCTCCTCCATGGAGCCCAACGAGATGATGAAGGAGATCCGGAAGGTTCTGGACTCCAACAGTTGCGAGTATGAGCTGCGAGAGCGCTAcatgctgctgtgtgtgtctgggaaTCCCGCCCGTGACGACTTTGTCGAGTGGGAGATGGAGGTGTGCAAGCTGCCCCGCCTCTCCCTTAACGGGGTTCGCTTTAAGCGCATTTCTGGCACATCCATCGCCTTCAAGAACATCGCCTCCAAGGTTGCCAATGAGCTCAAACTGTGA